The proteins below come from a single Desulfomonile tiedjei genomic window:
- the nuoH gene encoding NADH-quinone oxidoreductase subunit NuoH: MQEIIKPVITVIAVLLAVIGLAAGLIWLERRLLGLWQDRYGPNRVGPFGLLQVAADMIKIFTKEDWVPPFADKPVFVLAPCVIVVTVLMSFAVIPFAPGIAVVNLNVGLLFLLAMSSLTVYSLTLAGWASGSKYSLLGGLRAAAQMLGYEVFMGLSLMGVVILAGSFDLRDIVEAQEEMWFCIPQFLGLVIFLVAGFAETRRIPFDIPEAESELVAGYHTEYSGMKFGMFFVGEYLGITLISALTVTLFFGGWSGPVLPPVIWFFLKTLFFIGLFILVRATLPRLRYDQLLVFGWKVMLPLSLLNLVATGGIVLTIG, translated from the coding sequence ATGCAAGAGATCATCAAACCCGTAATAACAGTAATAGCGGTTCTGTTGGCGGTCATAGGCTTGGCCGCAGGTCTTATTTGGCTGGAACGGCGCCTGCTGGGCCTATGGCAGGACCGGTACGGGCCCAATCGGGTGGGGCCGTTCGGCCTTCTGCAGGTGGCTGCGGACATGATCAAGATCTTCACCAAGGAAGACTGGGTCCCACCGTTTGCAGATAAGCCCGTCTTTGTTCTTGCTCCATGTGTGATAGTCGTTACCGTATTGATGTCGTTTGCCGTGATCCCGTTTGCTCCGGGAATAGCAGTGGTGAATCTCAACGTTGGGCTGCTTTTTCTCTTGGCCATGTCGTCGTTGACTGTGTATAGCCTGACACTGGCCGGTTGGGCATCGGGAAGCAAATACTCTCTCTTGGGAGGCCTCCGTGCCGCGGCCCAGATGCTGGGCTATGAAGTGTTTATGGGACTGTCGCTGATGGGAGTGGTTATTCTCGCCGGGTCATTTGACCTGCGGGACATTGTGGAAGCGCAAGAGGAAATGTGGTTCTGCATCCCGCAGTTTCTTGGTCTGGTGATATTCCTGGTCGCGGGATTTGCAGAAACCCGGCGAATACCGTTTGATATCCCGGAGGCGGAGAGCGAGCTTGTTGCGGGTTACCACACCGAGTATTCCGGAATGAAATTCGGTATGTTCTTTGTCGGAGAGTATCTCGGCATAACGCTAATATCGGCACTGACCGTGACCCTGTTTTTCGGAGGATGGTCAGGCCCGGTACTGCCTCCGGTGATCTGGTTCTTCCTGAAGACCCTTTTTTTCATCGGTTTGTTCATACTGGTGCGAGCGACCCTGCCGCGGCTGAGGTACGATCAGCTTCTCGTCTTCGGCTGGAAAGTTATGCTGCCGCTTTCGCTGCTCAACCTGGTCGCAACCGGTGGAATTGTTCTGACGATCGGTTGA
- the nuoL gene encoding NADH-quinone oxidoreductase subunit L has translation MAELLWLVPAFPFAGFAVLILLGRRFSERFTALVGVGSVAVSALCAIVVYAGPIRFPYRQTLWTWMQVSTFKPEFALYLDVLSMIMVLVITVVGFLILLYSAEYMAGEEGYNRFFAYMDLFVGFMLTLVLADNLLLLYLGWEGVGICSYLLIGFWYKDAANGRAAIKAFVVTRFGDTAMAIGLFLLFINLGSLQIQELMQRAVQEWPVGSTVAVAAAALLLGGALGKSAQLPLQVWLPDAMAGPTPVSALIHAATMVTAGVYLIARTNVLFTLAPVVQSAVAVIGVLTLLAAGFSALTQTDIKRVLAYSTISQIGYMFLGLGVGAWWAAIFHFVTHAFFKSLLFLSAGVAIAACHHEQSIFKMGGLRTQMPVVFWTFVIGAASLASVPLVTSGFYSKEAILWQVWSSEWSGGWLWAGGLLGALLTGIYAFRVVFLAFMGEAKAPVTYRPGNLVYIPLIILSVISVAGGLLGSMQPLLAARVPAIGFSDAPPVPYDGTTELIVETVAAAAGLIGISLAYLFFLRRRDFADRLVTKPVPAALHRWWFVGWGFDWTYDKLFVQPFVWLAKANKDDVIDLVYQGIALVSSVLHELLSSAQTGKIRGYAAGIAIGTVITIAIVVFL, from the coding sequence ATGGCTGAACTGTTGTGGTTGGTTCCCGCTTTTCCCTTCGCAGGATTCGCCGTGCTTATACTCCTTGGGCGCAGGTTTTCCGAGCGCTTCACTGCTTTGGTCGGCGTGGGATCAGTAGCGGTTTCAGCCTTATGCGCGATAGTCGTCTATGCCGGTCCCATTAGATTTCCGTATAGGCAGACCTTGTGGACATGGATGCAGGTTTCCACGTTCAAACCCGAATTTGCCTTATACCTGGACGTTCTGTCCATGATCATGGTTCTGGTCATCACTGTGGTAGGCTTTCTGATTCTCTTGTATTCCGCTGAATATATGGCCGGTGAGGAAGGGTACAATCGGTTTTTCGCGTACATGGACCTGTTCGTCGGATTCATGTTGACGCTGGTGCTGGCCGACAATCTCCTGCTGCTCTACCTCGGTTGGGAAGGCGTCGGGATCTGCAGCTATCTACTCATCGGATTTTGGTACAAGGACGCGGCCAACGGCCGTGCCGCGATCAAGGCTTTCGTGGTAACTCGTTTTGGCGATACTGCGATGGCAATTGGGCTGTTCCTGCTTTTCATTAACCTCGGGAGTCTCCAAATCCAGGAACTAATGCAAAGGGCCGTGCAGGAATGGCCTGTCGGGTCTACTGTTGCCGTCGCGGCAGCGGCCTTGTTGTTGGGCGGAGCTTTGGGCAAGTCTGCTCAGCTCCCTTTGCAGGTCTGGTTGCCCGACGCGATGGCAGGCCCCACGCCTGTGAGTGCCTTGATCCATGCAGCTACCATGGTCACCGCGGGCGTGTACCTGATCGCACGCACCAATGTGCTGTTCACTTTGGCGCCGGTGGTCCAGTCCGCGGTGGCTGTAATAGGCGTCTTGACCTTACTTGCAGCCGGTTTCAGCGCATTGACCCAGACCGACATCAAACGCGTGCTGGCTTACTCGACCATCAGCCAGATCGGTTACATGTTCCTCGGCCTTGGCGTCGGCGCGTGGTGGGCCGCGATCTTCCATTTTGTGACACACGCGTTTTTCAAATCTCTCTTGTTCCTATCCGCTGGCGTGGCCATTGCCGCGTGCCACCATGAACAGAGCATTTTCAAAATGGGCGGCTTGCGCACTCAAATGCCGGTGGTGTTCTGGACTTTTGTTATCGGAGCCGCTTCTCTTGCCTCTGTGCCTCTTGTAACCAGCGGCTTCTACAGTAAGGAAGCCATTCTGTGGCAGGTGTGGTCATCGGAATGGAGCGGAGGGTGGCTCTGGGCCGGAGGACTGCTCGGCGCTCTACTGACCGGGATCTATGCGTTTCGCGTGGTATTCCTCGCATTCATGGGAGAAGCCAAGGCTCCAGTAACGTACCGTCCGGGCAACCTCGTGTACATCCCATTGATAATACTGTCTGTTATCTCGGTGGCAGGGGGATTACTTGGTTCCATGCAGCCTCTTCTTGCTGCACGAGTCCCTGCAATAGGATTCTCGGATGCCCCCCCAGTACCTTACGACGGGACAACCGAGCTGATCGTGGAAACGGTAGCCGCAGCCGCAGGTTTGATCGGAATATCCCTGGCCTATTTGTTTTTTCTGAGGCGGCGGGACTTCGCTGACAGACTCGTCACCAAGCCTGTCCCTGCGGCCCTGCACCGTTGGTGGTTTGTAGGTTGGGGTTTTGACTGGACATACGACAAACTATTTGTCCAGCCCTTCGTCTGGTTGGCCAAGGCGAACAAAGACGACGTGATTGATCTCGTTTATCAGGGTATCGCGTTGGTGAGCAGCGTTTTGCACGAGTTACTGAGCAGCGCTCAGACCGGCAAGATTCGAGGTTATGCAGCGGGCATAGCCATCGGCACGGTAATAACCATAGCCATTGTGGTGTTCTTATGA
- the nuoK gene encoding NADH-quinone oxidoreductase subunit NuoK has product MASIPMEHGLILAGILFGLGLVGVLVRRNIIFMLMSIEIMLNAAGLAFVVAGARWQQADGQIMFIFILTMAAAEVSVGLALILQFYHHFKTLDADAARQMRG; this is encoded by the coding sequence ATGGCGTCCATTCCGATGGAGCACGGTTTAATCTTGGCCGGGATACTTTTCGGCTTGGGGCTGGTCGGAGTGCTCGTTCGCAGAAATATAATCTTTATGTTGATGTCTATTGAAATAATGTTGAATGCCGCAGGGCTGGCTTTTGTGGTAGCCGGGGCCAGGTGGCAGCAGGCCGACGGTCAGATAATGTTCATTTTTATTCTCACTATGGCAGCAGCCGAGGTTTCGGTCGGCTTGGCGTTGATACTCCAATTTTATCACCATTTTAAGACACTCGATGCAGACGCTGCGCGGCAAATGCGAGGCTAA
- a CDS encoding glycosyltransferase — translation MSIPKTAYVLLWFPQPSETFIFQEVMTLWRMGAPVKVFTLYGERKHNLSPEMQSVSDRVERLGAWFIKDAPRHVRYWWKRDRDRTADLLKNVPFRRWNGFEKGGENLWSFMCAFRLARRFEEEGIEHIHAPWANGPATAAWISSRLTGIPFSFTARAWDIYPPDGALKEKARDAMFIRSETRTNISYLADFTGVQASKIHLTYNGVPLKVREDAPVEMKPPYKLLALGRFVGKKGYDFLLRACKILKDSGVDFHLTLAGAGPRETQLKYLTWKLGLGDRVSFPGFVAHDKVSDLFRGTDVFVMPSVVHSSGDRDGIPTVIMEALLHRVPVIATDVSGIGELIEDRLTGLLIPEKQPLAIAGAVQQMIGDRQAALEMAKRGRSRVLERFNPDINHKRVFELYQEMFEKRP, via the coding sequence ATGAGTATACCGAAAACCGCCTACGTACTGTTGTGGTTTCCGCAACCGTCTGAAACCTTTATCTTCCAGGAGGTTATGACCCTCTGGCGAATGGGCGCGCCTGTCAAAGTCTTTACTCTTTACGGCGAACGTAAACACAATTTGTCGCCCGAGATGCAATCCGTCAGTGATCGGGTCGAAAGGCTCGGCGCATGGTTTATCAAGGATGCCCCACGGCATGTGAGGTACTGGTGGAAACGGGACCGTGACCGGACCGCTGATTTACTAAAGAACGTGCCTTTTCGCAGATGGAACGGTTTTGAAAAGGGTGGTGAAAACCTCTGGTCCTTCATGTGCGCCTTCAGACTCGCTCGCCGTTTTGAAGAGGAAGGAATAGAGCACATCCATGCTCCGTGGGCCAACGGTCCGGCCACAGCGGCCTGGATTTCGTCCAGATTGACCGGCATTCCTTTCAGTTTTACCGCCAGGGCTTGGGACATTTATCCCCCTGACGGCGCGCTGAAAGAAAAGGCCCGAGACGCGATGTTCATCAGGAGCGAGACCAGAACCAATATCTCCTATTTGGCTGATTTCACGGGAGTGCAAGCGAGCAAGATCCACCTTACCTATAATGGCGTCCCTCTGAAAGTGCGGGAGGATGCCCCGGTGGAAATGAAGCCGCCGTACAAACTCCTCGCGCTGGGCAGGTTTGTGGGGAAAAAGGGCTATGACTTTCTCCTTCGGGCTTGCAAGATACTTAAGGACTCCGGAGTGGATTTTCACCTTACCCTGGCAGGCGCGGGGCCAAGGGAGACTCAATTAAAGTACTTGACCTGGAAGCTGGGCCTCGGAGACCGGGTGTCATTCCCGGGGTTCGTGGCTCACGACAAAGTCTCTGACCTGTTTCGCGGTACGGACGTGTTTGTCATGCCCAGCGTGGTTCACTCCTCGGGCGACCGCGACGGCATTCCCACGGTAATAATGGAAGCTTTGTTGCACCGGGTGCCGGTGATAGCCACTGATGTCTCGGGGATTGGCGAACTCATTGAAGACAGGCTCACGGGGCTACTGATTCCGGAAAAACAGCCGCTGGCAATCGCCGGGGCTGTTCAGCAAATGATAGGGGACAGGCAAGCCGCTCTGGAAATGGCTAAAAGGGGCCGCTCCCGGGTACTGGAACGGTTCAACCCGGACATCAATCACAAGAGAGTCTTCGAGTTGTACCAGGAGATGTTTGAGAAAAGGCCGTGA
- the nuoI gene encoding NADH-quinone oxidoreductase subunit NuoI, whose protein sequence is MFSLLKGLWTILLHAFRKRETILYPEEKPYIPPRWRGRIILSRDPDGGERCVACYLCAVACPVDCISLQATQDEHGRRYPEFFRINFSRCIFCGFCEEACPTYAIQLTPDFEMSEYHRASLVYEKKDLLINGPGKYPGYNFYRVAGVSIAGKDKGEAEDEEPPVDVHTLIP, encoded by the coding sequence ATGTTCAGTCTGCTAAAGGGACTCTGGACCATACTATTACATGCGTTTCGCAAGAGAGAGACAATCCTTTATCCGGAGGAGAAGCCTTACATCCCGCCGAGATGGAGGGGTCGTATCATCCTTTCGCGCGATCCGGACGGGGGCGAGCGGTGTGTAGCATGCTACTTATGCGCCGTGGCTTGCCCTGTAGACTGCATATCGCTTCAGGCTACTCAGGACGAACACGGCAGGCGGTACCCGGAGTTCTTCCGCATCAATTTCTCACGGTGCATATTTTGCGGCTTTTGCGAGGAAGCTTGCCCGACTTACGCTATCCAACTCACGCCGGACTTTGAGATGAGCGAATATCACAGGGCCTCACTGGTTTACGAAAAGAAAGACCTGCTTATCAATGGACCGGGAAAATACCCGGGTTACAATTTCTATAGGGTCGCGGGTGTTTCCATAGCCGGAAAGGATAAGGGGGAGGCCGAGGATGAGGAACCACCGGTGGATGTGCACACTTTGATCCCGTAG
- the nuoM gene encoding NADH-quinone oxidoreductase subunit M has protein sequence MILVWLIIVPFLGALLAWIAAGWSTRWPRWIAVGALAVDLVIALYLWIGYPEALAYAGRGPWIADFNYPWIPRLGIGFHLAMDGLSLLMVLLTIILGIASVVCSWTEIQERVGFFHFNLMAVLTGIIGVFLALDLVLFYFFWELMLVPMYFLIAVWGHENRVFASLKFFIFTQLGGLLMLLAILGLYFVHGNSTGIYSFDYFELLNTPMTPLVSTWLMLGFFVAFAVKLPAVPFHTWLPDAHTEAPTAGSVILAGLLLKTGAYGFLRFVLPFFPESVEAFAPMAMLLAVVGILYGAFLAFAQTDLKRLVAYTSVSHLGFVLLGVFDRNELALQGAVMQMICHGFSTGALFILVGSLQERIHTRDMNQMGGLWSTAPRMGGMALFFALASLGLPGLGNFVGEFLVLIGTFQTSILLTVPAVFGLVLAAVYSLSMILRAFQGTKGEGWRIPDLSIRETALMGAMTAILICLGLFPQPVLNTAAAALKALPAHTTAAHTSPSAQEDQRGAIAEVQAIALKAAEQRKER, from the coding sequence ATGATCCTGGTTTGGCTGATAATTGTTCCATTTCTCGGTGCGCTGCTGGCGTGGATCGCCGCGGGCTGGAGCACCCGTTGGCCAAGGTGGATAGCGGTCGGCGCCCTGGCCGTTGACCTCGTCATAGCCCTGTACCTATGGATTGGGTATCCCGAAGCTTTGGCGTACGCAGGCCGGGGTCCCTGGATTGCCGACTTCAATTACCCCTGGATCCCTCGGCTTGGCATCGGTTTCCATCTTGCAATGGATGGGCTGAGCCTCCTAATGGTGCTGCTCACGATTATCCTCGGAATTGCCTCGGTTGTATGCTCGTGGACGGAAATTCAGGAGCGTGTCGGATTCTTTCACTTTAATCTTATGGCCGTGCTCACCGGGATCATCGGGGTGTTCCTGGCCCTGGATCTGGTCTTGTTTTACTTCTTCTGGGAGCTGATGCTGGTCCCGATGTACTTCCTCATCGCGGTTTGGGGCCACGAAAACAGGGTTTTCGCGTCGCTAAAGTTCTTCATATTCACCCAGTTGGGTGGTTTGCTGATGCTGCTGGCAATTTTGGGGCTGTATTTTGTGCATGGCAACAGCACAGGCATATATTCGTTTGACTATTTCGAGCTGCTCAATACTCCCATGACGCCCCTTGTGTCCACGTGGCTTATGCTGGGCTTTTTTGTCGCTTTTGCGGTGAAGTTGCCGGCAGTGCCTTTCCACACCTGGTTGCCGGATGCCCACACCGAAGCCCCAACCGCGGGGAGTGTTATTCTTGCGGGGCTGTTGCTCAAGACAGGAGCTTACGGTTTCCTGCGATTTGTCCTCCCGTTTTTCCCGGAATCGGTTGAGGCATTCGCTCCGATGGCGATGCTCCTGGCAGTGGTGGGAATTCTTTACGGCGCGTTCCTGGCTTTTGCGCAGACCGACCTCAAGAGGCTCGTGGCATACACCAGCGTTAGTCACCTTGGGTTCGTGTTGCTGGGCGTGTTTGATCGGAATGAATTAGCCTTGCAAGGAGCGGTGATGCAGATGATATGCCACGGCTTCAGCACAGGGGCTTTGTTTATTCTGGTCGGGAGCCTGCAGGAGCGGATTCACACCCGCGACATGAATCAAATGGGAGGTCTGTGGTCCACAGCGCCGAGAATGGGGGGAATGGCCCTGTTCTTTGCTTTGGCCTCTCTCGGATTGCCGGGTTTGGGCAATTTCGTGGGCGAGTTCCTCGTGCTGATAGGCACTTTCCAGACAAGTATCCTTTTGACTGTGCCCGCGGTTTTCGGGCTGGTACTGGCTGCTGTTTACTCACTCTCAATGATCCTGAGGGCTTTCCAGGGCACGAAGGGCGAAGGCTGGCGAATCCCGGACCTGTCCATTCGAGAAACAGCTCTCATGGGAGCGATGACCGCTATTCTGATCTGTTTGGGACTGTTCCCTCAGCCGGTGTTGAACACTGCTGCAGCGGCATTGAAGGCTTTGCCGGCCCACACTACCGCGGCACACACGTCGCCTTCTGCTCAAGAGGACCAACGAGGTGCCATAGCCGAAGTGCAGGCAATTGCGCTTAAGGCGGCCGAGCAGAGGAAAGAAAGATGA
- a CDS encoding B12-binding domain-containing radical SAM protein, whose amino-acid sequence MRALLVNPKTPESFWTFPDACEFLGRKALTPPLGLITVAALLPEQWEFRLVDLVARGLTEDDWNWAEIVMISGMIVQRDSLLALVKEAKQRGKRIVVGGPYPTSLPNEALEAGCDFLVRGEGESAIPLFLEALEQGKTSGIVENQNKPDMSDSPTPRFDLLNFDDYIALGVQTSRGCPFDCEFCDIVNLYGRKPRYKSADQLINELDTIYRLGWRREVFITDDNFIGSKTHSRNLLSKLIPWMKSHGEPFSFWTQTSVNLGQDLELIDLLTEANFSTVFLGIESPDEDILALNRKVQNIQNPLLESVANINANGLSIVASFVIGFDNERPGAGERICSFVETAGIPIAALNMLQALPNTRLWERLSKEGRLLENQTSGQTSGARMNFIPTRPESEITEEYLAAWDYLYEPSRYLERAYRYFRKMRPTRAAKAKREGESVPASRTLESPSKRQIGQDLSRFLRFSWKQGILSDHKVQYWSQLLGMWRNNPSRLVKYLNDCGLGENMISFKKVVRERMGRLATDEGAIADKPSGSLNSTRPRG is encoded by the coding sequence ATGAGGGCGCTGCTTGTAAATCCGAAGACGCCGGAGTCCTTTTGGACGTTCCCTGACGCGTGTGAATTCCTGGGCCGAAAGGCACTGACGCCGCCGCTGGGCCTCATAACCGTGGCAGCGCTGTTGCCGGAACAATGGGAGTTCAGACTGGTGGATTTGGTGGCCCGCGGTCTGACCGAGGACGACTGGAACTGGGCCGAAATAGTAATGATTTCCGGAATGATCGTCCAGAGGGACAGTCTGCTCGCCCTGGTTAAGGAAGCTAAACAGAGGGGCAAACGCATAGTAGTGGGAGGCCCGTATCCCACATCCCTTCCGAACGAAGCATTAGAAGCGGGTTGCGATTTCCTTGTCAGAGGCGAAGGAGAGAGCGCGATCCCACTTTTCCTAGAGGCGCTGGAACAAGGCAAAACCAGCGGGATTGTTGAGAATCAAAACAAGCCTGATATGAGCGATTCTCCAACCCCGCGTTTCGATTTGCTAAACTTCGACGACTACATTGCTCTGGGTGTACAGACCTCTCGCGGCTGCCCGTTTGACTGCGAGTTTTGTGACATTGTGAATCTCTACGGCCGAAAACCCAGGTACAAGAGCGCTGACCAGCTGATTAACGAATTGGACACCATTTATCGGCTCGGCTGGCGCAGGGAGGTCTTTATAACAGATGACAACTTCATCGGGAGCAAGACCCACTCGAGAAACCTCCTCTCCAAGCTCATTCCTTGGATGAAGAGCCATGGCGAACCGTTTTCCTTTTGGACTCAGACCTCAGTGAACCTGGGACAGGACCTGGAGTTGATAGACCTCCTGACAGAAGCCAATTTCAGCACGGTTTTCCTCGGGATAGAGTCGCCGGACGAAGACATTCTGGCATTGAACCGTAAGGTCCAGAATATTCAGAATCCTCTGCTGGAGTCGGTGGCAAACATAAATGCAAACGGTCTGTCCATCGTGGCCAGCTTCGTGATCGGCTTTGACAACGAAAGACCAGGGGCAGGGGAAAGGATCTGCTCGTTTGTGGAGACCGCGGGAATACCAATTGCCGCACTGAACATGCTTCAGGCACTTCCGAACACGAGGCTGTGGGAACGCCTCAGCAAGGAAGGCAGGCTTCTCGAAAACCAAACTTCCGGCCAAACCTCCGGCGCGCGAATGAACTTCATTCCGACTCGACCCGAATCCGAGATTACCGAGGAATACCTGGCAGCTTGGGACTATCTGTACGAGCCCTCGCGCTACCTTGAGCGCGCGTATCGCTATTTCCGAAAGATGCGGCCGACCAGGGCCGCCAAAGCCAAACGAGAAGGAGAATCGGTGCCGGCCTCTCGGACCCTGGAAAGCCCGTCCAAACGGCAGATTGGTCAAGACCTTTCCAGGTTCCTGCGCTTTTCGTGGAAGCAGGGAATTCTATCCGATCATAAGGTCCAGTATTGGAGCCAGTTGTTGGGTATGTGGCGAAATAACCCCAGCCGCCTGGTAAAATATCTGAACGACTGCGGCCTGGGGGAGAACATGATTTCATTCAAAAAGGTCGTTCGGGAAAGAATGGGAAGATTGGCGACGGACGAGGGTGCAATAGCCGATAAGCCCTCAGGCAGTCTGAATTCAACGAGGCCCCGCGGTTAA
- a CDS encoding NADH-quinone oxidoreductase subunit N, with the protein MNAAEITVLSPIIVLSAASVLIMMVIAFYRHHLLTAVMAAVGFVLALVAIGLVAPVLPMESTPLLVMDGYAVFFMALTVGAGLAVVLMSYGYLNGREGHQEEYYVLILLATVGASVLASSNHFASFFLGLEILGVSLYVLIAYPRRRTISIEAGVKYLILAATSDAFLLFGMALIYSQTGSLQFQIIASASADGNPAFLLVGTALLLTGIGFKLSLVPFHMWTPDVYEGAAAPVAGFVATVSKGAVFALLLRYFIRADIGARADLVLVLGIIALASMIAGNLLALLQNNVKRILAYSSIAHMGYLLVALLASGPLALSAASYYLVAYFITTLGAFGVITALSSGERDTDSLDEYRGLGWQRPWLAGVFAAMLLSLAGIPLTAGFIGKFYVLAAGVGSSLWTLVTALVITSVIGLFYYLRVIVTMYAMPAASRTVPASPARETSLAAGVVLLVLTVLLVWLGVYPLPLMQLIETTVARLS; encoded by the coding sequence ATGAACGCAGCCGAAATCACGGTTCTGTCACCCATCATTGTGCTATCAGCAGCGTCTGTGCTGATAATGATGGTGATTGCGTTCTATCGCCACCACCTGTTGACCGCGGTTATGGCGGCTGTGGGGTTTGTGCTGGCCTTAGTTGCCATTGGATTGGTAGCGCCCGTGCTCCCCATGGAAAGCACGCCTCTCCTGGTCATGGATGGGTACGCGGTCTTTTTCATGGCCCTGACCGTGGGGGCCGGCCTGGCTGTTGTTCTCATGTCTTACGGCTATCTCAATGGACGGGAAGGCCATCAGGAAGAGTATTACGTCCTCATATTGCTGGCTACGGTGGGCGCGAGCGTGCTGGCGTCGAGCAACCATTTTGCCTCGTTCTTTCTGGGCTTGGAAATACTCGGAGTGTCGTTGTACGTGCTCATCGCCTACCCGCGAAGAAGAACCATCAGTATCGAAGCAGGCGTCAAATACCTCATCCTTGCAGCTACGTCGGACGCGTTCCTTCTTTTCGGCATGGCCTTGATCTACAGTCAGACCGGCTCTCTGCAATTTCAAATTATTGCTTCCGCCTCAGCAGATGGGAACCCGGCTTTCCTGTTGGTAGGGACAGCGTTGCTCCTCACGGGCATCGGCTTCAAATTGTCGCTCGTCCCATTTCACATGTGGACGCCGGACGTGTATGAAGGCGCGGCTGCTCCCGTGGCCGGATTCGTTGCGACGGTTTCCAAAGGAGCTGTATTTGCTCTGCTCCTGCGGTACTTCATCCGGGCTGATATCGGTGCAAGAGCCGATCTGGTCCTCGTGTTGGGAATCATAGCCCTGGCCTCAATGATCGCGGGTAACTTGTTGGCATTGCTGCAGAACAACGTGAAGCGCATACTCGCGTACTCATCAATCGCCCACATGGGTTATTTGTTGGTAGCGCTATTGGCAAGCGGTCCATTGGCTTTGAGCGCGGCGAGCTACTACCTGGTAGCGTATTTCATCACCACCCTTGGCGCATTCGGGGTGATTACAGCCTTGTCCAGTGGAGAGCGAGACACTGACAGCCTCGATGAATATCGAGGATTGGGGTGGCAGCGGCCCTGGCTGGCAGGAGTCTTTGCCGCCATGCTCCTGTCGTTGGCCGGTATTCCGCTGACCGCGGGGTTCATAGGCAAATTCTACGTTCTGGCTGCGGGTGTCGGATCATCCCTGTGGACACTTGTTACAGCCCTGGTAATAACGAGCGTTATTGGATTGTTCTATTATCTCCGTGTCATCGTAACGATGTACGCCATGCCGGCCGCAAGTAGGACAGTACCCGCGAGCCCGGCTCGGGAAACGTCTCTTGCAGCAGGGGTGGTGCTGTTGGTCTTGACGGTGCTGCTCGTCTGGCTGGGCGTATATCCCCTGCCTCTGATGCAACTAATCGAGACAACCGTCGCGCGGCTCTCGTAG
- the nuoJ gene encoding NADH-quinone oxidoreductase subunit J, producing the protein MTVVFYVSAAVAVISTIMVITRLNAVHALLYLILSLLSVALIFFALGAPFVAALEVIIYAGAIMVLFIFAIMILNLGPGALEQERVWLKPGTWRGPGLLAGVLLCELLYVFVSGGNESFAAVNVSPKEVGIVLFGPYLLGVELASLLLMAGLIGAYHLGRRIRSAEPEKGEDS; encoded by the coding sequence ATGACCGTGGTTTTCTATGTGTCGGCCGCTGTTGCGGTAATTTCCACCATCATGGTGATCACCAGGCTCAACGCTGTACATGCGCTGCTGTACCTCATACTGTCACTTTTATCCGTAGCATTGATTTTCTTCGCGCTTGGAGCGCCTTTTGTGGCTGCACTGGAGGTCATTATCTATGCCGGTGCGATAATGGTGCTCTTCATATTTGCCATTATGATACTCAACCTGGGGCCGGGGGCACTGGAGCAGGAGCGGGTTTGGCTCAAGCCCGGGACCTGGCGGGGACCCGGTCTGCTGGCAGGGGTGCTGCTGTGCGAATTGCTATATGTCTTTGTTTCCGGCGGGAACGAGTCATTTGCCGCTGTGAACGTCTCTCCCAAAGAAGTGGGAATTGTTTTGTTCGGCCCTTACCTGCTTGGCGTCGAGTTGGCCTCATTGCTGTTGATGGCGGGCCTGATCGGAGCTTATCATCTGGGACGGCGCATTAGATCCGCGGAGCCGGAGAAAGGGGAGGACTCCTGA